The genomic stretch CGGCATGCCATCGAGGATGGTCATCCAGTGATCAATCGGATAGCCATAGGTTTTTTCGATTGATGGAAAATATGAGGCTGGGCCTTTGGATGGTGGTTCCTGTGCCATATGACTCCTTTCAATCGATGTCCAGTCTCGTTGTTGCAGTATAGCACTCGATCCGTTCCGATGGCGATGGCGCGAATAGTGGATACTAGTTGAGTGTAGGATTTTCTATTGGTATCTCTATCGAACGATTGTCCTAGCGAGGTAGGGTATGAACCGTGTGGATCGGTTGCTTGCCATGGTGCTGGAGTTGCAGGCCCATCAACGGCGGCGGGCCGCCGATCTCGCCGCAACCTTTGAAATCAGTGTGCGCACGGTCTATCGGGATATCCTCGCGCTGTGCGAGGCCGGTGTGCCAATTATCAGCGTGCCAGGGCAAGGTTATTCCTTGGTCGAAGGGTACTTTCTCCCGCCACTCCAGCTAACTCCCGCCGAAGCCCTGCTGATTGTGCAAGGACTGCGGGCGCTTGGCCACCTGTATGATCCGACCTATGCCACGGCGGCGCGAACGGCAGCGACGAAAATACTGACGATTCTGCCACCACCGCTGCGCCTGCATGTGACCACGATGCAGCAAGGGATGGCGATTATTGCCGCCCGTGATACCGCGATCCAGCAAGGTCACTTGACGGTGCTGCGGGAAGCGATTGCGGCCCAGCGATCACTGCGAATCAGCTATCACGGGCGCACCACCCCGTTTGCGGCTGCCCGTTGCACGACCCGCGTGGTTGATCCCTACCAGCTCACCTGTGTGCGCACCGTGTGGTATCTCCATGGCTTTTGTCACCTGCGTCGGGCGCTGCGCAATTTTCGGGTCGAACGCATCAGCGACCTGACGGTGCTTGAACAGACGTTTGAACCGATGGGCACGCCCCATGTCGCGCTGGATGCCACCCAGCTTGACCAACCAATCCGGGTTCAGGTGCTGTTTGCCGCGCAGGTGGCCGCATGGGTCCAGGAAGAGCTGCCGTTCTTTGTGGTCAGTACAACCCAGCAGCCGGACGGACTTCTAGCAATCCTGCATGTCCGTGCGGTTGAGGATGTGGTGCAGTGGGTGTTGAGTTGGGGGCGCTTTGCACGAGTGCTCGAACCGATTGCCCTGCAAGTGCTGCTGCGTGATCAGGGTCGTGCACTGCAACGACTGTATGATGGGCCGGAAACGCTCCTGCCATAGGGGTGTCGGGGTGTTACGCTGATACTATCTCACCTATTAGAGGAGCACCAATCAATGGTACAGCTGAATTGGTTTGAAATCCCTGCCACCAACTTCGCCCGTGCGGTCGCCTTTTACACCACCGTGCTGGATACAACCGTGCGTGAAGAAGTCTTTATGGATATTCCCAACGCCATCTTCATGA from Herpetosiphon gulosus encodes the following:
- a CDS encoding YafY family protein, whose amino-acid sequence is MVLELQAHQRRRAADLAATFEISVRTVYRDILALCEAGVPIISVPGQGYSLVEGYFLPPLQLTPAEALLIVQGLRALGHLYDPTYATAARTAATKILTILPPPLRLHVTTMQQGMAIIAARDTAIQQGHLTVLREAIAAQRSLRISYHGRTTPFAAARCTTRVVDPYQLTCVRTVWYLHGFCHLRRALRNFRVERISDLTVLEQTFEPMGTPHVALDATQLDQPIRVQVLFAAQVAAWVQEELPFFVVSTTQQPDGLLAILHVRAVEDVVQWVLSWGRFARVLEPIALQVLLRDQGRALQRLYDGPETLLP